A part of Ictalurus furcatus strain D&B chromosome 8, Billie_1.0, whole genome shotgun sequence genomic DNA contains:
- the LOC128611347 gene encoding serine protease 23: MARYCRLDLAHFCLAGQLLLLLLSMSSLSVRAPTYQLQNPHIPSLVPHAPLALSRSRFSANAQLDFTTHCNTSCYHKVEDIDKEHLTEQLAFETLYADGSRTLTTVDLEDEEADSNMSPALPIKWKNKLPSFPHKRTRRQIYGADGRFNIRGDHFLLDYPFSTAVRISTGCTGVLVSQQHVLTAAHCVHDGKDYVKGARKLRVGFLIPPSANGTKEDLKKPLVRWVRVRRTRVPKGWIQGPQDVSMDYDYALLELRWPHRRPFMRLAIAPSSNDLAGKRIHFSGFDSDRPGELVYRFCPVEDESNDLIYQHCDARPGASGSGVYGRVWDNVLERWERKVIGIFSGHQWLEINGENRDYNVAVRFTPLKFAQICYWVHGNRADCSQD; encoded by the coding sequence ATGGCCCGTTACTGTAGATTGGATTTAGCACATTTCTGTCTTGCTGGTCAGCTCCTTTTACTTCTCCTCTCCATGTCTTCTCTATCAGTGAGAGCACCCACCTACCAGTTGCAGAATCCCCACATCCCCTCTCTGGTGCCTCACGCCCCTTTGGCCCTCTCTCGCTCCCGTTTCAGTGCAAATGCCCAGCTGGATTTTACCACCCACTGCAATACCAGCTGCTACCACAAGGTAGAAGACATTGACAAAGAACATCTAACTGAGCAGTTGGCCTTTGAAACACTGTATGCTGATGGCTCACGTACGCTGACCACTGTCGATCTGGAAGATGAAGAGGCCGACAGCAACATGTCTCCTGCACTGCCCATCAAGTGGAAGAATAAACTCCCATCTTTCCCTCACAAAAGAACAAGGAGGCAAATCTATGGCGCAGATGGACGCTTCAACATTCGTGGTGACCACTTCCTGTTGGACTACCCCTTCTCCACAGCTGTACGCATTTCGACAGGCTGTACTGGTGTTCTGGTATCCCAACAACATGTGCTGACCGCTGCCCACTGTGTACATGATGGAAAAGATTATGTCAAAGGTGCACGCAAGCTCAGAGTTGGCTTCCTCATTCCACCCTCAGCTAATGGCACCAAAGAAGACTTGAAGAAGCCCTTGGTGCGCTGGGTGAGGGTGCGGCGGACACGTGTGCCTAAAGGCTGGATACAAGGACCCCAGGATGTCAGCATGGATTATGACTATGCCCTTCTGGAGCTGCGTTGGCCACATCGCCGCCCCTTTATGCGCCTTGCCATAGCCCCTTCTTCTAACGATTTGGCTGGAAAACGCATCCATTTCTCTGGGTTTGACAGTGATCGGCCCGGAGAGCTTGTGTATCGTTTCTGCCCTGTAGAAGATGAGAGTAATGATCTAATCTACCAGCATTGTGATGCGAGACCCGGGGCCAGTGGCTCTGGGGTATATGGCCGTGTGTGGGACAATGTTCTGGAGCGCTGGGAGCGCAAGGTGATTGGCATTTTCTCTGGACACCAATGGTTGGAGATCAATGGCGAGAACCGTGACTATAATGTAGCTGTCCGTTTCACTCCACTGAAATTTGCTCAGATCTGTTACTGGGTGCATGGAAACAGAGCAGACTGCAGTCAGGACTGA